From the Colletotrichum lupini chromosome 10, complete sequence genome, one window contains:
- a CDS encoding necrosis inducing protein: MLSHPLLSLLHLLPLLGLATSSLLPRGKDIAFGDKWKNHNEIIALRPRADEDLLGDIELKFAPFLYSWHGCIPYPAVDVDGNHGRGLKPTDDAGGDCRDFKQSGQTYSRVGKSHDRWAVLYSYYLPKVQGKEEQHRHHWLTVVVWLAFDTCPDDARVFSRRGVSYSTSPGNFDTTRSNTLFTDDEYGLGTHPIVAYDAGQPIFPSSSGPDGALRPPLVGWQSLPGLVKEQFNGMQYEHTKVPFSDNNFQNFLDAAYSDVFYKDVPTGQDCGSDDPPQSEIDPDFGEALPTSTAPVAEPTDDGLR, translated from the exons ATGCTGTCTCAtcctctcctctctctcCTCCATCTCCTTCCCCTGTTAGGCCTAGCCACCTCAAGTCTACTGCCCCGCGGCAAAGACATAGCATTCGGCGACAAATGGAAAAACCACAATGAAATCATCGCGCTCCGTCCGCGTGCCGACGAGGACCTGCTCGGCGACATTGAGCTCAAATTCGCGCCCTTCCTATATTCATGGCACGGCTGTATCCCGTACCCTGCAGTCGATGTCGACGGCAATCATGG GAGAGGCTTGAAGCCTACCGATGACGCCGGCGGTGATTGCCGCGACTTCAAGCAATCCGGTCAAACATACTCACGAGTCGGAAAATCCCATGATAGATGGGCGGTCTTATACAGCTACTATTTGCCCAAGGTCCAGGGGAAAGAAGAGCAGCATCGACATCACTGGCTGACTGTTGTCGTCTGGCTTGCTTTTGACACATGCCCGGATGATGCCAGAGTTTTCTCTCGTCGTGGCGTGAGCTACTCTACCAGCCCCGGCAACTTCGACACCACCAGGTCCAACACCCTCTTCACCGATGATGAGTACGGCCTTGGGACTCACCCTATCGTGGCGTACGATGCTGGTCAACCCATCTTCCCCTCCAGCTCAGGCCCGGACGGTGCTCTGAGACCCCCTCTGGTGGGCTGGCAGAGCCTCCCCGGTCTCGTCAAGGAGCAGTTCAATGGCATGCAGTACGAGCATACCAAAGTTCCCTTCAGCGATAACAATTTCCAGAACTTCCTGGATGCCGCCTACTCCGACGTCTTTTACAAAGACGTGCCAACTGGCCAGGATTGCGGATCCGACGACCCGCCTCAGTCCGAAATCGACCCGGACTTTGGTGAGGCCCTACCGACTTCCACAGCCCCGGTTGCGGAACCTACTGACGACGGTCTTCGCTGA